From a region of the Spelaeicoccus albus genome:
- a CDS encoding aspartate carbamoyltransferase catalytic subunit, translating into MTYRHLLGTEDLDYADAIETLDIAEEMDQVSGREIKKLPTLRGRTVVNLFFEDSTRTRISFEAAAKRLSADVINFSAKGSSVSKGESLQDTAQTLEAIGADVVVIRHPGSGAPQRLAHAGWIDAGVINAGDGIHQHPTQALLDAFTLRRHLHTRAPAGRDLDGVHVAIVGDVLHSRVARSNVYLLTTLGAHVTVVAPPTLLPVGVETWPATISYDFDATLAGSDLDAVMMLRVQAERMHESFFPSAHEYTRRWGLTDKRVAKLGPSTLIMHPGPMNRGFEISAGAADSARSTVTEQVSNGVSVRMAVLYLLTAYAKEEDKA; encoded by the coding sequence ATGACCTACCGGCACCTGCTCGGCACCGAAGACCTCGACTACGCCGACGCCATCGAGACCCTCGATATCGCCGAAGAAATGGACCAGGTGTCCGGGCGCGAGATCAAAAAGCTCCCCACGTTGCGCGGCCGGACGGTCGTCAACCTGTTCTTTGAAGACTCCACCCGCACGCGAATCTCGTTCGAGGCCGCCGCCAAACGGCTCTCGGCCGACGTCATCAACTTTTCGGCCAAGGGGTCGTCGGTGTCCAAGGGCGAAAGCCTGCAGGACACGGCGCAGACCCTGGAGGCCATCGGCGCGGACGTCGTCGTCATCCGCCATCCCGGCTCGGGCGCGCCGCAACGTCTTGCCCACGCCGGGTGGATCGACGCCGGCGTGATCAACGCCGGCGACGGCATCCACCAGCACCCCACACAGGCGCTGCTGGACGCGTTCACGCTGCGCCGTCACCTGCATACGCGCGCGCCGGCCGGCCGCGATCTGGACGGCGTGCACGTGGCGATAGTGGGCGACGTCCTGCATTCGCGGGTGGCACGGTCGAACGTGTACCTGCTCACGACGCTCGGCGCGCACGTCACGGTGGTGGCACCGCCCACGCTGTTGCCGGTCGGCGTCGAGACGTGGCCGGCCACCATCAGCTACGACTTCGACGCCACTCTTGCCGGCAGCGATCTGGACGCCGTCATGATGCTGCGCGTGCAAGCCGAGCGGATGCACGAATCGTTCTTCCCGTCCGCGCACGAATACACGAGACGCTGGGGGCTGACCGACAAACGTGTGGCAAAGCTCGGCCCGTCAACGCTGATCATGCATCCCGGGCCGATGAACCGCGGATTCGAGATCTCGGCGGGCGCAGCCGATTCGGCCCGGTCGACGGTCACCGAACAAGTGTCGAACGGGGTGTCGGTGCGGATGGCCGTGCTGTACCTGCTCACGGCCTACGCCAAGGAAGAGGACAAAGCGTGA